One genomic segment of Acidobacteriota bacterium includes these proteins:
- a CDS encoding zinc-dependent metalloprotease — protein sequence MSVRALFARLALLALLAYLPVGLHAATGVTLTDDGSSPSFQDPDKPKEEPKKEPKEDPKEDPKEDPKKDPEGDKKDKKDSKSKIKPYDEVITEEAKSEVGLFRVHLVDDKLYFEFPPSALDTEMLWVTQVSETTAGNSYAGMPVQDRVVRWEQRGDRVLLRDVRYTIRADPDGSIRDVVDKTNLAPIIMAFDVAAYGVDKAPVIDVTQVFVKDVPEFTARNTLGGVSAMDSKRSFIESVRAFPTNVETSVLASYGPAKPLPRPNPGGIPRRTPVPTSSGLTAVLHHSMVLLPENPMKPRRFDERVGFFSIGFIDFSDDSNHEAERVRYITRWRLEKKKPKAKMSEPVKPIVFYVGRGVPDDLKPYVKQGIDDWIPAFEAAGFKNAIRGEYPPDPSVDPDWDPEDARVSSIRWLPAAIKNAFGPHVSDPRTGEILEADVRMFHNVMTLTRDWYFVQAAASDERARKFPLPDDLIGELVRFVVAHEVGHSLGFPHNMKASSSYTVAQLRDPEWTRENGTAPSIMDYARFNYVAQPGDGAALVPGVGPYDLFAANWGYREFAADADEKAELEAIVAQQIDNPMLRFGGPNAFEDSTQQTEDLGDDAVEATRLGLLNLERIADFLVNATCSQGENYDLLGDVYRELTSQWSREMGHVVSVVGGVRKDNLFYGDADRRFAANDPDYQREAVRFLVSNAFNVPDSFVEDDIVLRLTGSGVAQQILSGQKRVLRALVTASRINRMSEHHGRQESGYAPTEMMVDLRKGLFAEVSAGEPATIYRRNLQRAYVEHLGATLTKPAESSDLPALARFELTTLATMLEENAPNDATDRAHRLDLAARIEAALDDDD from the coding sequence ATGTCTGTTCGCGCTCTCTTTGCGCGCCTCGCTCTCCTGGCGCTCTTGGCCTACCTGCCGGTCGGGCTGCACGCCGCCACCGGCGTCACGCTGACGGACGACGGGAGCTCCCCGAGTTTCCAGGATCCCGATAAGCCCAAAGAAGAACCCAAGAAAGAACCCAAGGAGGATCCCAAGGAGGATCCCAAGGAAGACCCAAAGAAGGACCCCGAGGGCGACAAGAAAGACAAGAAGGACTCGAAGTCCAAGATCAAGCCCTACGATGAGGTCATCACCGAAGAGGCCAAGTCCGAAGTCGGCCTGTTTCGCGTTCATCTCGTTGACGACAAGCTCTACTTCGAGTTTCCACCGAGTGCACTCGATACGGAGATGCTCTGGGTGACACAGGTTTCCGAGACGACCGCCGGAAATTCGTATGCAGGCATGCCGGTCCAGGACCGGGTCGTTCGCTGGGAGCAGCGCGGCGATCGCGTGTTGCTACGGGATGTCCGCTACACGATTCGCGCCGACCCGGATGGCTCGATTCGGGACGTGGTCGACAAGACCAACCTCGCTCCCATCATCATGGCGTTCGATGTCGCGGCGTATGGTGTCGACAAGGCGCCGGTCATCGATGTGACCCAAGTGTTCGTCAAGGACGTGCCGGAGTTTACGGCGCGAAACACGCTTGGTGGCGTGAGCGCCATGGATTCCAAGCGCTCGTTCATCGAGAGTGTACGAGCCTTTCCCACCAACGTGGAGACCAGCGTTCTTGCCAGCTACGGGCCGGCCAAACCGTTGCCCAGGCCAAATCCCGGTGGCATACCCCGCCGCACGCCTGTCCCGACCAGCAGCGGTCTGACGGCGGTGCTGCATCACAGCATGGTGTTGTTGCCCGAAAATCCGATGAAACCGCGTCGCTTCGATGAGCGAGTCGGTTTCTTCAGCATCGGCTTCATCGATTTTTCCGATGACTCCAATCATGAGGCCGAGCGGGTTCGCTATATCACCCGCTGGCGTCTCGAGAAGAAGAAGCCCAAGGCCAAGATGTCGGAGCCGGTCAAGCCCATCGTGTTCTACGTCGGGCGCGGGGTGCCCGACGATCTGAAGCCCTACGTCAAGCAGGGTATCGACGACTGGATCCCGGCCTTTGAGGCCGCGGGGTTCAAGAACGCGATCCGTGGGGAGTATCCTCCGGACCCGTCCGTGGATCCCGATTGGGATCCCGAGGATGCCCGGGTATCCAGCATTCGCTGGCTGCCGGCGGCGATCAAGAACGCGTTCGGTCCTCACGTATCAGATCCACGGACCGGCGAGATCCTCGAGGCCGACGTGCGGATGTTCCACAACGTCATGACGTTGACCCGTGATTGGTATTTCGTCCAGGCCGCCGCATCCGACGAGCGGGCACGTAAGTTCCCGCTACCGGATGACCTGATCGGTGAGCTTGTTCGGTTCGTCGTTGCTCACGAAGTGGGTCATTCGCTTGGCTTCCCGCACAACATGAAGGCGTCGTCGAGTTACACCGTCGCTCAGTTGCGCGATCCGGAATGGACACGAGAGAATGGCACGGCCCCTTCGATCATGGACTACGCACGGTTCAACTATGTCGCACAGCCGGGCGATGGTGCCGCGTTGGTGCCCGGTGTCGGACCCTACGACCTGTTCGCAGCCAACTGGGGTTATCGCGAGTTTGCCGCCGATGCCGACGAGAAGGCCGAACTCGAAGCCATCGTCGCCCAGCAGATCGATAACCCGATGCTTCGCTTCGGTGGTCCCAACGCGTTCGAGGATTCCACGCAGCAGACGGAGGACCTCGGCGACGATGCCGTGGAGGCCACTCGACTGGGGCTCCTGAACCTCGAGCGAATTGCAGATTTCCTGGTCAACGCAACGTGTAGTCAAGGAGAGAACTACGACCTCCTGGGCGATGTCTATCGTGAGTTGACTTCCCAGTGGTCAAGAGAGATGGGCCATGTCGTCAGCGTGGTCGGTGGCGTGCGTAAGGACAACCTGTTCTACGGCGACGCCGATCGTCGTTTTGCCGCGAACGATCCCGACTACCAGCGTGAGGCTGTACGCTTCCTGGTGTCGAACGCGTTCAACGTGCCGGACTCATTCGTCGAGGACGACATCGTTCTCCGTCTGACGGGTTCGGGTGTCGCGCAGCAGATCCTCAGCGGACAGAAGCGTGTCCTCCGTGCGCTCGTGACTGCGTCCCGCATCAATCGCATGAGCGAGCATCACGGGCGTCAGGAGTCGGGTTACGCACCGACGGAGATGATGGTCGACTTACGGAAGGGACTGTTCGCGGAAGTAAGTGCAGGGGAGCCGGCGACGATCTACCGCCGCAATCTCCAACGGGCGTACGTCGAGCATCTCGGCGCCACGCTCACTAAACCGGCCGAGAGTTCCGACCTGCCTGCTCTGGCTCGATTCGAGTTGACCACGCTGGCAACGATGCTGGAAGAGAACGCGCCGAATGACGCCACCGATCGCGCCCATCGTCTGGACCTGGCGGCCCGGATCGAGGCGGCGCTTGACGACGACGACTAG
- a CDS encoding adenylyltransferase/cytidyltransferase family protein, which translates to MKRSTSEKVLDRATLQRRLTSLRESGKTIAFANGLFDILHVGHLRYLRGAAEVADILVVAVNADRSARELKGPGRPVTPQHERAELIAGFDCTDFVTIFDELTVEPLLRALRPDFHCKGTDYTAENVPEAAIAKELGIEVAIVGDPKDHATREIIERLSTPDDS; encoded by the coding sequence ATGAAACGATCGACCAGCGAGAAGGTCCTGGATCGTGCGACCCTTCAGCGGCGCCTGACGTCATTACGCGAGAGCGGCAAGACGATCGCGTTTGCCAACGGACTGTTCGACATCCTGCACGTGGGACATCTTCGATACCTACGCGGCGCGGCGGAGGTAGCGGACATCCTGGTCGTGGCTGTCAATGCCGACCGATCCGCACGGGAGCTGAAGGGGCCGGGACGCCCCGTCACGCCGCAGCACGAACGCGCGGAGCTGATCGCGGGATTCGACTGCACCGACTTCGTGACGATCTTCGACGAGCTCACCGTCGAACCGCTGCTTCGAGCGCTACGACCGGACTTCCACTGCAAGGGGACGGACTACACCGCCGAGAATGTCCCGGAGGCCGCCATCGCCAAAGAACTGGGCATCGAGGTCGCCATCGTCGGCGACCCCAAGGATCACGCGACGCGAGAGATCATCGAGCGTCTCTCGACACCCGATGATTCCTAG
- the carB gene encoding carbamoyl-phosphate synthase large subunit has product MPRRTDIKKILIIGSGPIVIGQACEFDYSGTQACKALREEGFEVVLVNSNPATIMTDPMTADRTYVEPLTVEVVEKIIEKEKPDALLPTVGGQTALNVTVELNDRGVLERHGVKLIGANIEAINKAEDRQAFKDVMVEIGLETPISGTANTLDEAREIVERTGYPVIIRPSFTLGGHGGGAAYNVEEFEQIVQEGLEASPATQVLVEQSVLGWKEFELELMRDLNDNVVVICSIENFDAMGVHTGDSITVAPAQTLTDKEYHQMRDAAIRVIRAIGVETGGSNIQFAVEPNSGRMVVIEMNPRVSRSSALASKATGFPIAKIAAKLAVGYTLDEIPNDITKSTPSSFEPTLDYVVVKIPRWTFEKFPSTSNALGTAMRSVGEAMAMGRTFKEALQKAVRSLEIGRFGLTTQTHEPHEAEHLRERLITPNADRLFSIVHALQCGMTVESVAELTHVDPWFLTQIEQIIQLEGRLRSFQLASLPDDLLLGAKRQGFSDVHLAGLMGTEEDKIRSHRLSRGIEAVFKRVDTCAAEFAAETPYFYSTYESECEAEPTDRRKVMILGGGPNRIGQGIEFDYCCCHASFALAEEGIESIMVNCNPETVSTDYDTSDRLYFEPLTLEDVLRIAELEKPEGVIVQFGGQTPLGLALALQKEGVPIIGTSPDSIDLAEDRRRFGALLDEQGIPAPMWGTARTFEEAREVAARIGYPVLVRPSYVLGGRAMFITHDEEILKDTMRKAIDASPGHPVLLDRFLEDAFEVDVDAISDGEDVVIAGILQHIEEAGVHSGDSACVIPPVHPVVIEKLDQIRDYTRRLARALNVRGLMNVQYAIHQGTLYVLEVNPRASRTVPFVAKATGIPLASIAARLMVGRTLKDLGLLEEPPVKGFYVKEAVFPFTRFPGEDPVLGPEMRSTGEVMGVAADFPMAFAKAQLGAGTVLPTAGLAFLSVNDNDKPAAIEIARALTEQGFGLIATKGTRAALLAEGFDCEEVYKVLEGRPNIVDRMKNGDVAVIVNTPLGRDSYHDETAMRIVATQRGIPLITTLSGAHAMVQAVAALRRGEMPVESLQSIYEGLAQTR; this is encoded by the coding sequence GTGCCCAGGCGAACAGACATCAAGAAGATCCTCATTATCGGATCGGGGCCGATCGTCATCGGCCAGGCGTGCGAATTCGACTACTCGGGGACCCAGGCTTGCAAGGCTCTTCGCGAGGAAGGCTTCGAAGTCGTTCTCGTCAATTCCAATCCCGCCACGATCATGACCGACCCGATGACCGCCGACAGGACGTATGTCGAGCCGCTGACGGTGGAGGTTGTCGAGAAGATCATCGAGAAGGAGAAGCCGGACGCTCTTCTGCCGACCGTCGGTGGCCAGACGGCGCTGAACGTCACGGTCGAGCTCAACGATCGAGGCGTGCTAGAGCGTCATGGCGTGAAACTGATCGGGGCCAACATCGAGGCCATCAACAAGGCCGAGGATCGTCAGGCGTTCAAGGACGTCATGGTTGAGATCGGCCTGGAGACGCCTATCAGCGGGACGGCCAACACGCTGGACGAGGCACGGGAGATCGTGGAGCGGACGGGGTATCCGGTGATCATTCGCCCGTCGTTCACGCTTGGCGGTCATGGTGGAGGCGCGGCCTACAACGTCGAGGAGTTCGAGCAGATCGTGCAGGAGGGACTGGAAGCCAGCCCCGCGACGCAGGTGCTCGTCGAGCAATCCGTGCTCGGCTGGAAAGAGTTTGAGTTGGAGTTGATGCGGGATCTCAACGACAACGTCGTCGTAATCTGCTCCATCGAGAACTTCGACGCCATGGGTGTTCACACCGGGGACTCGATCACCGTCGCGCCTGCCCAGACGCTTACCGACAAGGAATACCACCAGATGCGAGACGCGGCGATACGCGTCATTCGAGCCATCGGTGTGGAGACCGGCGGGTCCAACATCCAATTCGCCGTCGAACCCAATAGCGGTCGGATGGTCGTCATCGAGATGAACCCCCGCGTCTCTCGTTCGTCGGCCCTTGCCTCGAAAGCGACGGGCTTCCCCATCGCGAAGATCGCTGCGAAGCTCGCCGTCGGCTACACCCTGGACGAGATCCCCAACGACATCACCAAGTCGACACCCTCATCGTTCGAGCCGACACTGGATTACGTCGTTGTGAAGATTCCACGATGGACCTTCGAGAAGTTCCCATCGACCAGCAATGCGCTCGGAACCGCCATGCGATCGGTCGGAGAGGCGATGGCGATGGGGAGGACGTTCAAGGAGGCTCTCCAGAAGGCCGTTCGTTCCCTGGAGATCGGCCGCTTTGGGCTGACGACGCAGACTCACGAACCCCACGAAGCCGAGCATCTACGAGAGCGCTTGATCACTCCGAACGCCGATCGATTGTTTTCCATCGTGCATGCCTTGCAGTGCGGGATGACCGTGGAATCCGTCGCCGAGCTGACCCACGTCGATCCGTGGTTCCTCACGCAGATCGAGCAGATCATCCAACTGGAAGGACGTCTTCGCTCGTTTCAGTTGGCATCGCTACCGGACGATCTGTTGCTCGGCGCCAAGCGACAGGGGTTCTCCGACGTTCACCTGGCCGGTCTGATGGGCACGGAAGAGGACAAGATCCGGAGCCATCGTCTCTCTCGCGGTATCGAGGCGGTCTTCAAGAGGGTCGACACCTGCGCCGCAGAGTTCGCCGCGGAGACACCCTACTTCTACTCGACGTACGAGTCCGAGTGTGAGGCCGAGCCGACGGACCGCCGGAAGGTGATGATCCTCGGCGGTGGCCCCAATCGGATCGGTCAGGGGATTGAGTTCGACTATTGCTGTTGTCATGCTTCGTTCGCCCTCGCGGAGGAGGGCATCGAAAGCATCATGGTGAATTGCAATCCTGAGACGGTCTCGACGGACTACGACACCTCGGATCGACTCTACTTCGAGCCCTTGACCCTCGAGGACGTGCTTCGAATCGCAGAACTCGAGAAGCCGGAAGGCGTGATCGTTCAGTTTGGCGGGCAGACGCCGCTGGGGTTGGCGCTGGCGTTGCAGAAGGAAGGCGTGCCGATCATCGGGACCTCACCGGATTCCATCGACCTGGCTGAGGATCGACGACGCTTCGGTGCCCTACTCGATGAACAGGGAATCCCGGCTCCCATGTGGGGAACGGCTCGTACCTTCGAAGAGGCCAGGGAGGTCGCCGCAAGGATCGGCTACCCGGTCCTGGTTCGACCCTCGTACGTCCTGGGTGGTCGCGCGATGTTCATCACGCATGACGAGGAGATTCTCAAGGACACGATGCGGAAGGCGATCGACGCAAGTCCCGGCCACCCGGTCCTGCTGGATCGATTCCTCGAGGACGCATTCGAGGTCGATGTCGACGCCATCTCCGACGGCGAGGACGTCGTGATCGCAGGAATCCTCCAGCACATCGAAGAGGCCGGGGTTCATTCGGGAGACTCCGCCTGCGTCATTCCGCCGGTTCACCCGGTGGTGATCGAAAAGCTGGATCAGATTCGAGACTACACACGCCGGCTTGCGAGGGCACTGAACGTCCGTGGCCTGATGAATGTCCAGTACGCGATCCATCAGGGGACGCTCTACGTCCTCGAGGTCAATCCGAGGGCCAGTCGGACCGTGCCGTTCGTGGCCAAGGCGACCGGAATTCCGCTTGCGTCGATCGCTGCGCGGCTCATGGTCGGCCGTACGTTGAAAGACTTAGGTCTGCTGGAAGAGCCTCCGGTGAAAGGTTTCTACGTCAAGGAGGCGGTCTTTCCGTTCACCCGATTCCCCGGTGAGGACCCGGTCCTGGGTCCGGAGATGCGAAGCACAGGCGAGGTCATGGGTGTGGCGGCCGACTTCCCGATGGCCTTCGCCAAGGCCCAACTGGGTGCTGGAACGGTCCTGCCGACCGCGGGGCTGGCCTTCCTGTCCGTGAACGACAACGACAAGCCCGCGGCCATCGAGATCGCTCGCGCCCTGACCGAGCAGGGCTTTGGCCTGATCGCGACCAAGGGGACGCGGGCGGCACTCCTCGCGGAAGGATTCGATTGCGAGGAGGTCTACAAGGTGCTCGAAGGTCGTCCAAACATCGTCGATCGGATGAAGAACGGGGACGTGGCAGTGATCGTCAATACGCCCCTGGGGCGAGACTCCTATCACGACGAAACCGCGATGAGGATCGTGGCGACCCAGCGGGGGATACCGCTGATCACGACGCTTTCCGGGGCCCATGCCATGGTGCAGGCCGTCGCTGCCCTGAGGAGGGGTGAGATGCCGGTGGAGAGCCTCCAGTCGATCTACGAGGGGCTGGCCCAGACCCGCTGA
- a CDS encoding PfkB family carbohydrate kinase, with translation MSVDRLVSIVREFAGTPVAVVGDFVADEFIYGDIARVSREAPVLVLNQIRTEVIPGGGANSVANLSALGAHVHAIGVVGNDASGRSLLKAFDKMRVNRKGVRRLTDYATPTKARILAGGIHTRRQQIVRLDRGSSRDALSPRTRISVRSALRDVIKTTRGVLVADYGYGAASPDVLGPHLKRWSAAGTVVTVDSRTRIGAFHGITACTPNQEELEVACGIHNTDDETLLAAARRLRRKTSGRALLVTRGARGMTLLTSRKTCEIPAYGTDEVADVTGAGDTVIAAFTLATSVGAEFEDAARLANYAAGIVVTRVGTATATPDQLIAAIREDHAQ, from the coding sequence ATGAGTGTTGATCGCCTGGTGTCAATCGTCCGTGAGTTCGCCGGCACCCCCGTCGCGGTCGTAGGCGACTTCGTGGCGGACGAGTTCATTTATGGCGACATCGCACGCGTCTCACGGGAGGCACCGGTTCTCGTCCTCAACCAGATTCGAACAGAGGTCATCCCAGGCGGTGGCGCCAACAGCGTCGCCAATCTCAGCGCGCTGGGCGCCCACGTTCATGCGATCGGCGTTGTCGGGAACGATGCATCCGGACGGAGCCTGCTCAAGGCCTTCGACAAGATGCGTGTCAATCGCAAGGGTGTCCGGCGTCTCACCGATTACGCGACGCCGACAAAGGCTCGGATCCTGGCCGGTGGGATCCATACCCGACGACAACAGATCGTTCGACTGGATCGTGGCTCCTCGCGCGACGCACTCTCGCCGCGCACGCGAATCTCAGTGCGTTCCGCTCTGCGTGACGTCATCAAGACGACACGAGGTGTGCTGGTCGCAGACTATGGGTATGGCGCTGCATCGCCCGACGTCCTGGGCCCCCATCTGAAGCGTTGGTCTGCGGCGGGGACGGTCGTCACGGTCGACTCCCGAACTCGTATCGGCGCGTTTCACGGCATCACCGCCTGCACCCCCAATCAGGAAGAACTCGAGGTGGCGTGCGGCATCCACAATACGGACGACGAGACCCTACTGGCCGCGGCCCGTCGGCTCCGTCGCAAAACATCCGGTCGCGCGTTGCTCGTCACCCGGGGCGCGCGCGGGATGACACTCCTTACGTCACGCAAGACCTGCGAGATTCCGGCATACGGAACTGACGAGGTCGCAGACGTCACGGGTGCCGGCGACACGGTCATCGCGGCGTTCACGCTGGCCACCTCGGTCGGCGCCGAATTCGAGGATGCCGCCCGGCTGGCAAACTACGCGGCAGGCATCGTGGTCACACGGGTCGGAACCGCCACCGCCACGCCGGATCAATTGATCGCGGCGATCCGAGAGGACCACGCCCAATGA
- the lpxK gene encoding tetraacyldisaccharide 4'-kinase produces the protein MRPPERGLLAMALRVTEPLYRGAVALRNRRFDGGRGIHRSPLPTISVGNLTAGGTGKTPLVLWLANELQSSGARPAILSRGYGGRVGAGPRLLDRQDPGGASRYGDEPWLMARRLHEIDIVVGSDRVAAAKIAHSQGANLLLLDDGFQHRRLDRDLDIVLLDSASPFDNGHLLPAGLLREPPESLARAGVVIFSRHVASREPTPARERARALSPNAAHFTMSNRRVGWFDVDGVQQASPPRRFGFCGLGNPQPFREDLLTDDAELTGFRVFRDHHRYMNDEFKQILQAAVANDATPVTTEKDLMRMASAPPELLTALRILRIDVTLDAPEQLLERVLQATKTHAN, from the coding sequence ATGCGTCCGCCGGAGAGAGGTTTGCTGGCCATGGCCCTGCGGGTGACCGAGCCGCTCTATCGGGGGGCCGTCGCCCTGCGAAACCGTCGCTTTGACGGTGGCCGTGGGATCCACCGTTCGCCTCTTCCCACCATCAGCGTCGGCAATCTGACGGCGGGTGGGACGGGCAAGACTCCCCTCGTGCTATGGCTCGCCAACGAACTTCAGTCCAGCGGGGCTCGGCCGGCGATTCTCAGTCGCGGTTATGGCGGACGGGTCGGCGCCGGCCCACGCCTTCTGGATCGGCAAGACCCCGGCGGGGCCAGTCGCTACGGAGACGAACCGTGGCTGATGGCCCGCCGACTCCATGAGATCGACATCGTCGTCGGTAGTGACCGGGTCGCCGCAGCGAAGATCGCCCATTCGCAAGGGGCCAACCTGCTGCTCCTGGATGATGGCTTCCAACATCGACGCCTCGATCGGGATCTCGACATCGTGCTTCTGGATTCGGCGTCGCCCTTCGACAACGGTCATCTGCTCCCTGCCGGACTCTTGAGAGAACCTCCCGAGAGCCTGGCACGGGCCGGTGTGGTGATCTTCAGCCGCCATGTCGCTTCCCGGGAGCCCACACCTGCCCGCGAGCGCGCCCGAGCTCTATCGCCGAACGCCGCCCACTTCACGATGAGCAACCGTCGCGTCGGCTGGTTCGACGTCGATGGTGTTCAGCAGGCGTCCCCTCCACGTCGTTTTGGATTCTGCGGCCTTGGCAATCCACAGCCGTTCCGTGAGGATCTCCTCACAGACGACGCCGAGCTGACCGGCTTCCGGGTGTTCCGAGATCATCATCGTTACATGAACGACGAGTTCAAACAGATCCTCCAGGCCGCCGTCGCCAACGACGCGACGCCGGTCACGACGGAGAAGGACCTGATGCGGATGGCCTCGGCTCCGCCGGAGCTTCTCACCGCATTGCGAATCCTACGAATCGACGTAACACTCGACGCTCCGGAGCAGCTACTCGAGCGCGTGCTCCAGGCGACGAAAACCCACGCCAACTGA
- a CDS encoding HAD-IIIA family hydrolase, translating into MPRRAIFIDRDGTINHEVGIINDPQALTLIDGAADALGRAAAAGFQTIVITNQSAIALGKLDEATLADIHDRLRDLLYEGGVRLDAIYYCPHHPTIGEGRWTRACDCRKPADGLLQRAGREMGIALKDSYMIGDRIRDVRAGHAAGATAVLVRTGFGKDEEADAKAAENGSAPATIADNISAAIDWILKKEASSDEC; encoded by the coding sequence ATGCCTAGACGCGCCATCTTCATCGACCGTGACGGCACGATCAATCACGAGGTCGGGATCATCAACGACCCCCAGGCCCTGACCCTCATCGACGGAGCCGCCGACGCGCTGGGGCGTGCGGCTGCGGCCGGCTTTCAGACGATCGTCATCACCAACCAATCGGCCATCGCCCTCGGAAAACTGGACGAGGCGACGCTCGCGGACATCCACGATCGGCTCCGCGACCTTCTCTACGAGGGGGGTGTTCGACTCGACGCGATCTACTATTGCCCCCACCACCCCACCATCGGAGAAGGACGTTGGACGCGGGCCTGCGATTGTCGTAAACCGGCCGACGGTCTCCTGCAGCGTGCCGGTCGTGAGATGGGTATTGCGCTCAAGGACTCCTACATGATCGGCGATCGAATCCGCGACGTCCGTGCCGGCCACGCGGCCGGGGCCACTGCAGTTCTCGTTCGCACCGGATTCGGTAAGGATGAAGAGGCGGATGCGAAGGCGGCGGAGAACGGATCCGCCCCCGCGACCATCGCCGACAATATCTCGGCAGCCATCGACTGGATTCTGAAGAAGGAGGCATCCTCCGATGAGTGTTGA